In a single window of the Peptococcaceae bacterium 1198_IL3148 genome:
- the ispD gene encoding 2-C-methyl-D-erythritol 4-phosphate cytidylyltransferase, with protein MPLANTYAVIPAAGTGSRMGAKTKKQYLQLDGWPVLAHTLKIFEKSPTISGVVLVVGEQEVEWCRQQIVERYGFNKVLVVVPGGNHRQHSVYNGLLALAAQDEDIVMVHDGARPLITEEILSKAAEAALDKAAVVVAVPAKDTIKVIDGQSRVVSTPPRERLWQVQTPQVFNYRLLLRAYQHAKENDFLGTDDASLVEYLGHSVYIVPGNYENIKITTPEDMLLAESILQRRREQCE; from the coding sequence ATGCCGTTGGCTAATACATACGCGGTAATCCCTGCTGCCGGCACCGGCAGTAGGATGGGTGCTAAAACAAAGAAACAGTATCTACAGCTTGATGGCTGGCCAGTGTTGGCACACACATTAAAAATCTTTGAAAAATCACCGACAATTAGCGGAGTGGTGTTGGTGGTGGGTGAGCAGGAAGTTGAATGGTGCCGCCAGCAAATTGTAGAACGCTATGGCTTTAATAAAGTGCTGGTGGTGGTTCCCGGAGGGAATCACCGCCAGCACTCAGTTTATAATGGTTTGTTGGCCCTTGCTGCCCAAGATGAGGACATTGTGATGGTGCATGATGGAGCCAGGCCGCTAATTACTGAGGAAATACTTTCTAAAGCGGCGGAGGCAGCGTTGGACAAAGCGGCCGTGGTGGTGGCGGTGCCGGCCAAGGACACCATTAAGGTTATTGATGGTCAGAGTAGAGTAGTCAGCACGCCGCCCCGGGAAAGGCTATGGCAGGTCCAAACCCCCCAGGTTTTTAATTATCGGTTGCTTTTGCGTGCCTATCAACATGCAAAAGAAAATGATTTTTTGGGCACAGATGATGCTTCTTTGGTGGAATATTTAGGGCATAGTGTTTATATTGTGCCGGGGAATTACGAAAATATTAAAATTACCACACCGGAAGACATGCTGTTGGCTGAATCTATTCTCCAAAGGAGGCGGGAACAGTGCGAGTAG
- a CDS encoding PIN/TRAM domain-containing protein yields MIKKSIRGMLVLLFAALGFYIGLYIHSHDLIALSEKIPQLKIGLIVLTTIAGALIGVFLSPLIIKVSLRITAYIDQYLAKTPTSDLVMGAVGLIFGLIIANLLGSILAFMGPLGKGIWLLSTILLGYLGLSVGIKKREELLTLVSNFMPFGKDKAIKGDAKGGGTVKVLDTSVIIDGRISELCESGFIEGVLLVPTFVVDELRHIADSADLLKRNRGRRGLDILNHMRKNIPDIKVQIYENVRSLDDIAEVDAKLVKLSEKLGAKILTNDFNLNKVAELHGVKVLNINELANAVKPVVLPGEEMVVQVVKEGKEMGQGLAYLDDGTMIVVDGGRRHMGQAITVLVTSVLQTAAGRMIFAKPKNGDRRAESDHNNEVNAVG; encoded by the coding sequence TTGATAAAAAAGTCTATTCGTGGCATGTTGGTGTTGTTGTTTGCGGCTTTGGGATTTTACATAGGCTTGTATATCCATTCTCATGATTTAATAGCCTTATCAGAAAAAATACCGCAATTAAAAATTGGACTTATAGTTTTAACTACAATAGCAGGGGCATTAATTGGAGTGTTTTTATCTCCGCTAATCATTAAGGTGTCTTTGCGTATAACCGCCTATATTGACCAATACTTAGCAAAAACCCCCACTTCAGACTTGGTGATGGGGGCGGTAGGTTTAATATTTGGACTTATAATAGCTAATCTATTGGGTTCTATTTTGGCCTTTATGGGCCCGCTGGGTAAAGGGATTTGGTTACTTAGCACGATATTACTGGGTTATTTAGGTCTTTCGGTGGGAATAAAAAAACGGGAAGAATTGTTAACCTTAGTATCTAACTTTATGCCCTTTGGTAAAGATAAAGCCATTAAAGGCGATGCCAAGGGTGGTGGCACCGTTAAGGTTCTAGATACCAGTGTCATCATTGATGGTCGGATTTCTGAACTTTGTGAGAGTGGCTTTATTGAAGGGGTTTTATTGGTACCAACCTTTGTTGTGGATGAGCTCCGTCACATAGCTGATTCGGCAGACCTGTTAAAGCGTAACCGTGGTCGCCGGGGGCTGGATATTTTAAATCATATGCGTAAAAATATTCCGGATATTAAGGTGCAGATATATGAAAATGTGCGCAGTTTAGATGATATTGCGGAAGTTGATGCTAAATTAGTGAAACTGTCAGAAAAACTAGGGGCAAAAATTTTAACCAATGACTTTAACCTAAACAAAGTGGCTGAGTTGCATGGTGTTAAAGTGCTCAACATTAATGAATTGGCCAACGCGGTAAAACCGGTGGTGCTACCCGGGGAAGAAATGGTGGTGCAGGTGGTTAAAGAAGGCAAGGAAATGGGTCAAGGCCTTGCTTACTTAGATGATGGCACCATGATAGTGGTGGATGGCGGCAGACGTCATATGGGGCAAGCTATCACTGTCTTAGTAACCAGCGTATTGCAGACCGCGGCAGGCAGGATGATTTTTGCTAAACCTAAAAACGGCGATCGTCGGGCAGAATCTGACCATAATAATGAGGTGAATGCCGTTGGCTAA
- a CDS encoding CarD family transcriptional regulator, giving the protein MYNIGDKVVYPMHGAGVIEAIEEKEVLGEKRNYYILRLPVGDMKVMIPISNGSNSTGLREVIDDAGVQQVMNILKQDSVPATGNWNRRYRANLEMIKSGDIYKVAEVVRNLFKRDKEKGLSSGERKMLESARQILLSELVLATEVEEEKAQLLIEKALA; this is encoded by the coding sequence TATTGGGGACAAAGTGGTTTACCCTATGCATGGCGCAGGTGTAATTGAAGCTATTGAGGAGAAGGAAGTGCTGGGTGAGAAACGCAATTACTATATATTGCGGCTTCCTGTGGGTGATATGAAGGTAATGATCCCAATCAGCAATGGTAGCAACAGCACAGGATTGCGCGAAGTGATAGACGATGCCGGAGTGCAACAGGTAATGAACATACTGAAACAAGATTCTGTGCCAGCAACAGGTAACTGGAACCGTAGATATCGGGCTAACTTAGAAATGATTAAAAGCGGTGATATCTATAAAGTGGCTGAAGTTGTGCGGAATTTATTTAAAAGAGATAAAGAAAAAGGGCTTTCTTCCGGTGAACGGAAAATGTTAGAGAGTGCCCGGCAAATATTGTTAAGTGAATTGGTTTTGGCGACTGAGGTAGAAGAAGAAAAAGCCCAACTGCTAATTGAGAAAGCCTTAGCCTAA